A part of Anser cygnoides isolate HZ-2024a breed goose chromosome 17, Taihu_goose_T2T_genome, whole genome shotgun sequence genomic DNA contains:
- the TANGO2 gene encoding transport and Golgi organization protein 2 homolog isoform X2 — protein sequence MCILLFKFDPRPVSKNAYRLILAANRDEFYNRPSKSADFWDSSSDILSGLDMEEGKEGGTWLGISKKGKMAALTNYMQPKTDKNAKGRGALVTNFLTSDMDSYSYLKKVSVEGHLYNGFNLIAADFNTTKGDVICYYGNKGEPEPIFLNPGIYGLSNSLLDTPWKKLQYGKQLFTEVIKRSQDLAREDLVQELLAVMNNQEPTNTVVLIDSEGHVTFTERNLVNADVSQWETSTYEFELHT from the exons ATGTGCATCCTGCTGTTCAAATTTGACCCCCGACCAGTTTCAAAAAATGCTTACAG ACTTATTCTAGCAGCTAATAGAGATGAATTTTACAACAGACCATCCAAATCTGCAGATTTTTGGGACAGCAGCAGTGATATCCTTAGTG GTCTGGAtatggaggaaggaaaagaaggtggGACGTGGCTGGGGATCAGTAAGAAAGGCAAGATGGCAGCCCTGACAAACTATATGCAGccaaagacagacaaaaatgcaaaaggaagag GTGCTCTTGTAACTAACTTCTTGACTTCAGATATGGACAGTTACTCTTACTTGAAGAAAGTTTCAGTAGAAGGACATCTTTACAATGGATTTAACTTAATAGCAGCTGACTTCAA taccACCAAAGGAGATGTAATTTGCTACTATGGAAACAAAGGAGAGCCAGAACCCATTTTCCTAAATCCTG GAATATATGGATTGAGTAATTCTTTGTTGGATACACCATGGAAGAAACTTCAGTATGGGAAGCAGCTTTTCACAGAAGTGATCAAGAGAAGTCAAGACCTTGCCAGAGAAGACTTGGTACAGGAGCTTCTTGCAGTGATGAATAATCAAGAGCC GACTAACACGGTTGTTCTCATTGATTCAGAAGGACATGTTACTTTCACAGAGCGCAACCTGGTCAATGCAGATGTCAGCCAGTGGGAAACAAGCACCTATGAATTTGAACTGCACACGTAA
- the TANGO2 gene encoding transport and Golgi organization protein 2 homolog isoform X1 has product MCILLFKFDPRPVSKNAYRLILAANRDEFYNRPSKSADFWDSSSDILSGLDMEEGKEGGTWLGISKKGKMAALTNYMQPKTDKNAKGRGALVTNFLTSDMDSYSYLKKVSVEGHLYNGFNLIAADFNTTKGDVICYYGNKGEPEPIFLNPGIYGLSNSLLDTPWKKLQYGKQLFTEVIKRSQDLAREDLVQELLAVMNNQEPQLPDPAIEDQGKEYIRPILNKYAAVCVRCPGYGTRTNTVVLIDSEGHVTFTERNLVNADVSQWETSTYEFELHT; this is encoded by the exons ATGTGCATCCTGCTGTTCAAATTTGACCCCCGACCAGTTTCAAAAAATGCTTACAG ACTTATTCTAGCAGCTAATAGAGATGAATTTTACAACAGACCATCCAAATCTGCAGATTTTTGGGACAGCAGCAGTGATATCCTTAGTG GTCTGGAtatggaggaaggaaaagaaggtggGACGTGGCTGGGGATCAGTAAGAAAGGCAAGATGGCAGCCCTGACAAACTATATGCAGccaaagacagacaaaaatgcaaaaggaagag GTGCTCTTGTAACTAACTTCTTGACTTCAGATATGGACAGTTACTCTTACTTGAAGAAAGTTTCAGTAGAAGGACATCTTTACAATGGATTTAACTTAATAGCAGCTGACTTCAA taccACCAAAGGAGATGTAATTTGCTACTATGGAAACAAAGGAGAGCCAGAACCCATTTTCCTAAATCCTG GAATATATGGATTGAGTAATTCTTTGTTGGATACACCATGGAAGAAACTTCAGTATGGGAAGCAGCTTTTCACAGAAGTGATCAAGAGAAGTCAAGACCTTGCCAGAGAAGACTTGGTACAGGAGCTTCTTGCAGTGATGAATAATCAAGAGCC TCAATTACCTGACCCTGCGATTGAAGACCAAGGGAAGGAGTACATACGTCCTATATTGAACAAGTATGCAGCTGTATGTGTTCGTTGCCCAGGTTATGGAACAAG GACTAACACGGTTGTTCTCATTGATTCAGAAGGACATGTTACTTTCACAGAGCGCAACCTGGTCAATGCAGATGTCAGCCAGTGGGAAACAAGCACCTATGAATTTGAACTGCACACGTAA
- the TANGO2 gene encoding transport and Golgi organization protein 2 homolog isoform X3, translating to MEEGKEGGTWLGISKKGKMAALTNYMQPKTDKNAKGRGALVTNFLTSDMDSYSYLKKVSVEGHLYNGFNLIAADFNTTKGDVICYYGNKGEPEPIFLNPGIYGLSNSLLDTPWKKLQYGKQLFTEVIKRSQDLAREDLVQELLAVMNNQEPQLPDPAIEDQGKEYIRPILNKYAAVCVRCPGYGTRTNTVVLIDSEGHVTFTERNLVNADVSQWETSTYEFELHT from the exons atggaggaaggaaaagaaggtggGACGTGGCTGGGGATCAGTAAGAAAGGCAAGATGGCAGCCCTGACAAACTATATGCAGccaaagacagacaaaaatgcaaaaggaagag GTGCTCTTGTAACTAACTTCTTGACTTCAGATATGGACAGTTACTCTTACTTGAAGAAAGTTTCAGTAGAAGGACATCTTTACAATGGATTTAACTTAATAGCAGCTGACTTCAA taccACCAAAGGAGATGTAATTTGCTACTATGGAAACAAAGGAGAGCCAGAACCCATTTTCCTAAATCCTG GAATATATGGATTGAGTAATTCTTTGTTGGATACACCATGGAAGAAACTTCAGTATGGGAAGCAGCTTTTCACAGAAGTGATCAAGAGAAGTCAAGACCTTGCCAGAGAAGACTTGGTACAGGAGCTTCTTGCAGTGATGAATAATCAAGAGCC TCAATTACCTGACCCTGCGATTGAAGACCAAGGGAAGGAGTACATACGTCCTATATTGAACAAGTATGCAGCTGTATGTGTTCGTTGCCCAGGTTATGGAACAAG GACTAACACGGTTGTTCTCATTGATTCAGAAGGACATGTTACTTTCACAGAGCGCAACCTGGTCAATGCAGATGTCAGCCAGTGGGAAACAAGCACCTATGAATTTGAACTGCACACGTAA